CAGCCATGATATTGAACTGAGATCAAAGCTGAACCATCCGAATCGTAAGCTCATCCATAAGCACAATGCAGCCAAGAAGATCACTATAGGATATCTTTCCAACAGCTTTGGAAATCATCCCACCGCGCACCTGATGGTTGAGCTGTTTAAACAACATGATCGCAAACGAATAACCGTCCATTGCTACTCATACGGACGTGACGATCAATCAAGTTATTATAAACGGATACAAAAAGGTTGCGATCAATTCATAGATATTTCGAACTTGACGACCGCTCAGGCGGCAAAACGAATCCGTGACTCTGAAGTAGATATACTTGTCGATTTAAAAGGACATACCTCCAATAACCGACTTGATATCTGCGTTGCGCGTCCGGCCTCGATTCAGGTAAGATACCTGGGGATGGCCGGTACAAGCGGAGCCTCTTTTTTCGATTATATCGTAACCGATCCAATCGTGACGCCCCTTGAACATGCATCGCATTATAGCGAGAAGCTGGTCCACATGCCCCATAGCTATCAGGTGAACAGTTCCAAAGCTGTATCATTGCATACTAAATTCAGAAGCAGAAGGAGCATGGGGTTGCCCGAACGAGGTAGTGTCTTTGCCGCTTTCTTGGCGGGTTACAAGATCGATCCGGAACTTTTTACCTGTTGGGCGAACATACTCAAACAGGTGACAGGAAGCGTCCTATGGTTGTGGGAAAGGGATCATTATTTCAAAGAAAATATCATTCGGGAAGCTCAGGAAAGATCTTTAGACCCAAAACGCATCATTTTTGCCAAAGAACTACCCAAGCCCGAGCATTTAGCGCGGTTATCGTTGGCGGATTTGTGTTTAGACACGCGGGCGGTCAACGGGGCGGCGACGACCAGCGATGCGTTGTGGGCGGGGGTTCCGGTGGTAACGATCAAAGGTCGTCATTTTGCATCGCGGATGTCGGCGAGTATTTTGACGGCGGTGGGCCTTGAGGAACTGATTGCCGACGATTTACAGCAGTACGAGGAGCTGGCCGTAGCCCTGGCCACCGATGGAAAGCGGTTGAAGGCCTTGCGGGAAAAACTGGAACGGAACAAGCGCACTCATCCTCTGTTCGATACCCGCCGATTTGTGCGCAACTTGGAAAATGCTTACGAACAGATGTGGGCAATTTACAAATCGGGAGGAGATCCCCGGCACATCCAGGTCAAGGATTGTGGCCCGAGTGCAGATATGCACGGATTATGATGGGGTGGCCATTAACGGAAAGGACGGAATACGATGACAGACTGTGAAGAGAAGTATGAAGAGATTCAAAAGATGCTTGCCGACGAGCGCCACGAGGAAGCGCTGACAGCGCTGGAGGCCCTGGTGGCCGAGTTTGACGATTTTGCCCCGGCGCATTTCGATCTGGGTAACCTGCACTATACTTCAGGGCGGATGGATGCGGCCTTGTCCCATTACGAAAAGACTGTGGTGCTTTCGCCGGACAATCCGCTTTATCTGAAGAATCTGGCCGATCTCTTGTACAGCGAGAGCAAGGATACGGACCGTGCACTGGCGTTGTACGACAAGATTTTGTCTCTGAGGCCCGAGGATATCCAGACGTTGATGGTGACGGGCCATTTATGCGTATCGCTCAAGCGTTTCGACGAAGCGTTGGGGTACTACAACCGGGTATTGGACATCGAGCCATGGAATGACGAGGCCCAGCAGTTCGTGGACCGACTGTTGGCGCAAGGTGTTGTTGGTCAATCGGATGCGGATCCGGAGACGGTGTATCAGCGCTGCCTAGATCAGGCGAGCCGGGGCCAGGTGGAACAGGCGGTCACCGGTTTGGAGTCGCTGGTCGCCGCGCATCCTGACTTTGCCCTGGCCCACAACGATCTGGGGGTTTTGTACTATCAGCGCGGGGACAAAGAGCGCTGTCTTCAGTGTTATGAGAAGGCCGTCACGCTTGATCCGTCCAATGCCAACTATCAGAAGAACCTGGCGGACTTTTATCTGGCCGAGCAGGGCGAGGTGGAAAAAGCTCTGGAGATTTACCTTGCAGTGCTCAACGACAATCCCGAGGATATTGATATCTTGATGGTGGCCGGACACATTTGTACGGCTCTTGGCAAGATCGACTCGGCCAGGGTGTTTTATGACCGCGTGCTGGATGTGGAGCCGTGGAATCTGGAGGTCAGCGAGCGTCTGGAAAAGTTGTCTGCGGAACAATCCTGAGGGAATCGGCAGAAGGGGGCCGTACATTGACAGCCAGTGGCGAATCGCAGGTGAATCGGTTGCTTGAAAAGGGCCAACGTCTGGAGGCGGGGGCCGACTTTCAGAGCGCCGTGGATTTGTATCAGCAGGCACTGGCGATATCACCGGACGATGCGCGCGTATTGGGTCGGCTGGGTGCCATCGCATACCGGGCCGGTCAATTGTCCCGAGCCGAGACCTTCTATTTGCGTGCCGCGGATCGGGAGCCCGGGTATTGGGCGCATCACAAGGGACTGGGCAACGTGTACAAGCGGCAGGGAAGGCTTGCCGAGGCCGAGTCCAGTTTGCGGCAAGCTATAGCGTTGTCGCCGGAAAGTGCGGAGGTTCATTACGATCTGGGGATCGTGCACCAGATTGGCGGCCGGTTGGAAAAGGCACTGGCCGGCTACCGTTCGGCCATCGATTGCGATCCGGAGCATGCACCGGCCTGGAACAATCTGGGGCTGGTGTATTTGGATCTCGGCGAGCGCGACAAGGCGATCGACTGTTTGCAGACCGCCATCGCTAAAAAACCGGACTTTGCAGGTGCGTATAATAACCTGGGGAATTTGTTAAATCAGGACAACGACCTGAATGGGGCGGCAGATTGTTATGAAAGAAGTCTGACCATCGATCCAAAGCAAGCATCGATCTTCAATGTTTTAGGCAGCACCTATCAACTAAAACGGGAACAACAAAAAGCCATGGCGTGTTATCGTCAGGCCATCCGGTTGAATCCGGAGATCGCA
This window of the uncultured Desulfosarcina sp. genome carries:
- a CDS encoding tetratricopeptide repeat protein translates to MISNKAQTDPYEVYRRGDRCLREGNVEKAKAYYEQAVSLKKDFVEAHFKLATLFAGSGDLEKASAAYKTCIRIEPRISAVYNNLGLILKAQGNLEAAISCFRKGIDVDPMFVQVYSNLGTIFYSLRKLDLALEVYLKAVGISPMDPIAQYNLGLVRKDLGHLEDALTCFEKAITIEPRFSQALNNAGITLNKLGRTKEAILKFESAVDADPKNADACYNLGKLLQDVCDWRNLDAVLDLVDRQTRESIDAGIKPAEEPFFNLARSQSLSQNLHVARLHSHDIELRSKLNHPNRKLIHKHNAAKKITIGYLSNSFGNHPTAHLMVELFKQHDRKRITVHCYSYGRDDQSSYYKRIQKGCDQFIDISNLTTAQAAKRIRDSEVDILVDLKGHTSNNRLDICVARPASIQVRYLGMAGTSGASFFDYIVTDPIVTPLEHASHYSEKLVHMPHSYQVNSSKAVSLHTKFRSRRSMGLPERGSVFAAFLAGYKIDPELFTCWANILKQVTGSVLWLWERDHYFKENIIREAQERSLDPKRIIFAKELPKPEHLARLSLADLCLDTRAVNGAATTSDALWAGVPVVTIKGRHFASRMSASILTAVGLEELIADDLQQYEELAVALATDGKRLKALREKLERNKRTHPLFDTRRFVRNLENAYEQMWAIYKSGGDPRHIQVKDCGPSADMHGL
- a CDS encoding tetratricopeptide repeat protein produces the protein MTDCEEKYEEIQKMLADERHEEALTALEALVAEFDDFAPAHFDLGNLHYTSGRMDAALSHYEKTVVLSPDNPLYLKNLADLLYSESKDTDRALALYDKILSLRPEDIQTLMVTGHLCVSLKRFDEALGYYNRVLDIEPWNDEAQQFVDRLLAQGVVGQSDADPETVYQRCLDQASRGQVEQAVTGLESLVAAHPDFALAHNDLGVLYYQRGDKERCLQCYEKAVTLDPSNANYQKNLADFYLAEQGEVEKALEIYLAVLNDNPEDIDILMVAGHICTALGKIDSARVFYDRVLDVEPWNLEVSERLEKLSAEQS